The Dioscorea cayenensis subsp. rotundata cultivar TDr96_F1 chromosome 19, TDr96_F1_v2_PseudoChromosome.rev07_lg8_w22 25.fasta, whole genome shotgun sequence genome includes a window with the following:
- the LOC120284006 gene encoding uncharacterized protein LOC120284006, with product MAIAQDGNKNILPIAFAIVEGETLDAWRFFLEHLRADVTPQEGICFISDRHQSIKGAFRAIGRQMNPPHAYHVYCIRHISANFMRRFKNKEMQRIVVNIGYSKTSHDFNYWYDVLRDFDIEATRWLDNIPREKWAQSFDIEDRRKGVHAHAQIASGQIFSEVLMKTIQENQQTACSIYVRQFDREENSFMVDEMAPPQCGSIASSYRIDLRKRWCDCGEFQTLHFLCRHVLAACAYIHLHWQAYVDNVYRLQTIFNVYHKEFQPMSNERYWNPYNGPRLYPDLTMRRPASGRPKSSRIRNEMDIREGGQPKRCGLCRNEGHNRRNCSNAAGPSSMP from the exons ATGGCAATTGCACAAGATGGCAATAAAAACATTCTTCCAATTGCATTTGCCATTGTGGAAGGAGAGACGTTAGATGCATGGCGTTTCTTCTTAGAGCATCTACGAGCAGACGTGACACCACAAGAAggcatatgttttatttctgaCCGTCACCAATCTATCAAAGGAGCATTTAGAGCAATTGGCCGTCAGATGAATCCTCCTCACGCCtatcatgtttattgtattagaCATATATCTGCGAACTTCATGCGtcgtttcaaaaataaagaaatgcaaCGAATAGTTGTTAACATTG GGTACTCAAAAACATCTCATGATTTTAACTATTGGTATGACGTACTTCGAGACTTTGACATAGAGGCAACGAGGTGGTTAGATAACATACCGCGGGAGAAGTGGGCTCAATCATTTGACATCGAAGATCGAAG GAAAGGTGTACATGCACACGCTCAAATTGCATCAGGTCAAATATTCTCGGAAGTGCTAATGAAGACAATTCAGGAAAATCAACAAACAGCATGTAGCATTTATGTTCGTCAATTTGATCGtgaagaaaattcttttatggtaGATGAAATGGCACCACCTCAATGCGGTAGTATAGCTAGTAGTTACCGCATTGATTTGAGAAAACGATGGTGTGATTGCGGTGAGTTTCAAACACTTCATTTTCTTTGTCGCCATGTCCTTGCAGCGTgtgcatatattcatctacattgGCAAGCATATGTAGATAATGTTTATAGGCTTCagacaatttttaatgtataccaTAAAGAGTTTCAGCCAATGTCAAATGAGAGATACTGGAACCCCTATAATGGTCCACGTTTATATCCTGATCTTACAATGCGAAGACCAGCTTCAGGACGTCCAAAATCCAGTAGAATTCGTAATGAAATGGACATAAGAGAAGGCGGTCAACCAAAGCGTTGTGGTTTATGTCGCAATGAAGGTCATAATCGTCGAAATTGTTCGAATGCCGCTGGTCCAAGTAGTATGCCATaa